The Leptospira koniambonensis genome window below encodes:
- a CDS encoding methyl-accepting chemotaxis protein, producing MSIRYRISLYLAIVLLTGSFVLAGINSFSSYFSLKSQVDSGSTMAGKRYQYEISNFLNSVLGSLRGFQFMLETSHPDRGEMIASLKRLAETDTHFFGTWVLYEPNAFDGQDARYKNTPYHDATGRFIPYWNRATGDLKITFAESYDVDDTISFYYRIPKKTQKDFISDPYVYSVSGKDVLMVSMVKPILRNGKFVGTVGTDIAMANLQELLGPIRPFRGEGYLALVSPDGLYAANGGDPSLVGKAIPEENIRAQVKELSLKGEDFQIKGSGHTRYFFPFLLGNYDKPWAVEVSIPDSIFWSDMRGVILQTILSSLIIMVVILIILNLIFNKLITMGLLEAIGFSEKIADGDLTSHIEIARNDEIGKLLKSMDLMKVNLSKIILDIKTSSTKLNSTSDQMAESSRNFSDVAQAQASAAEESSAAVEELAASAENVRRSMEKAIENMKEIDTNVVLLREQIGTINNEMQTLSQVASESQERAVTGENAMGATNQAMDEIGESASRINEILSIITEISEKTNLLALNAAIEAARAGEAGKGFAVVAEEISKLASQTSSSVQEIGELVDSTNNAVHNGNTKVKEASDILRKLRTSVDSFGLSAKKVLDSVKTQEKNTQDIHQSANFLMSFSLQIEEAVQEQKRATDEITKTIVSISEGTQEVASGADDLTSYSGEMHQQSEGLLKSVDKFKL from the coding sequence ATGAGTATCAGATATAGAATTTCACTCTACTTGGCGATTGTACTTTTAACCGGTTCTTTTGTTCTGGCAGGTATCAATTCATTTTCCTCTTATTTTAGTTTAAAGTCTCAGGTTGATTCTGGATCTACCATGGCCGGTAAACGTTATCAATATGAGATTTCTAATTTTCTAAATTCAGTTTTGGGATCTTTAAGAGGTTTTCAATTTATGTTGGAAACTTCTCACCCTGATCGAGGAGAGATGATCGCTTCTCTTAAGAGGTTAGCCGAAACCGATACTCATTTTTTCGGGACCTGGGTATTGTACGAGCCCAATGCTTTCGATGGGCAGGATGCAAGGTATAAAAATACTCCTTATCATGACGCCACTGGCAGGTTTATTCCGTATTGGAATAGGGCCACAGGTGATCTGAAAATCACTTTCGCAGAATCTTATGATGTAGATGATACGATCAGCTTTTACTATCGTATTCCTAAAAAGACCCAAAAAGATTTTATCTCTGATCCTTATGTATACTCCGTAAGCGGAAAAGATGTGCTTATGGTCTCGATGGTTAAACCAATCTTACGAAACGGAAAATTTGTAGGAACAGTTGGAACGGATATCGCCATGGCAAATCTACAAGAACTTTTGGGGCCAATCCGACCATTTAGGGGAGAAGGGTATCTGGCCTTGGTTTCTCCTGATGGCCTTTACGCTGCAAATGGAGGAGATCCTTCCTTAGTTGGCAAAGCAATTCCTGAAGAAAATATTCGTGCTCAAGTAAAAGAACTAAGTCTGAAAGGAGAAGATTTTCAGATCAAGGGTTCTGGTCATACCAGATATTTCTTCCCCTTCTTATTAGGAAATTATGATAAACCTTGGGCTGTAGAAGTATCCATTCCTGATTCGATCTTTTGGTCAGATATGAGAGGAGTGATCTTGCAAACGATTTTATCTTCTCTCATTATTATGGTTGTCATTCTTATCATTCTAAATTTGATCTTTAATAAACTGATCACGATGGGCTTATTAGAGGCGATTGGTTTCTCTGAAAAGATTGCAGATGGAGATCTGACTTCTCATATAGAGATCGCAAGAAATGACGAGATAGGCAAACTTCTGAAATCAATGGATCTGATGAAGGTGAATCTATCTAAGATCATCTTGGATATCAAAACTTCTTCTACCAAATTAAATAGCACCTCGGATCAAATGGCAGAGTCCAGCCGTAACTTCTCAGATGTTGCACAGGCCCAAGCTTCAGCGGCAGAAGAATCCTCCGCAGCAGTAGAAGAACTCGCTGCATCAGCAGAGAATGTTCGTAGATCGATGGAAAAAGCGATAGAGAACATGAAGGAAATAGATACAAACGTAGTCTTACTTCGTGAACAGATCGGAACAATCAATAACGAGATGCAAACATTGTCTCAGGTGGCATCTGAATCCCAAGAACGAGCTGTTACTGGTGAGAATGCGATGGGTGCAACTAATCAAGCAATGGATGAGATTGGAGAAAGTGCTAGTCGTATCAATGAGATCTTATCTATCATTACTGAGATCTCAGAAAAAACAAACCTTCTCGCACTAAATGCAGCAATTGAAGCAGCACGTGCCGGCGAAGCGGGTAAAGGATTTGCAGTAGTAGCAGAAGAGATCAGTAAACTTGCATCCCAAACATCTTCTTCTGTGCAAGAGATCGGAGAGCTTGTAGATTCCACAAATAACGCGGTTCATAACGGAAACACTAAGGTTAAAGAGGCGAGTGATATACTTCGTAAACTTAGAACCTCTGTTGATTCATTTGGATTATCAGCGAAGAAGGTGCTCGACTCAGTTAAAACGCAGGAGAAGAACACTCAAGACATTCATCAATCTGCAAATTTCCTCATGAGTTTCAGCTTACAAATAGAAGAAGCGGTCCAGGAACAAAAACGTGCAACAGATGAGATCACTAAGACGATTGTAAGTATTTCAGAAGGAACACAGGAAGTTGCTTCCGGAGCAGATGATCTAACATCTTACTCAGGCGAGATGCACCAACAATCAGAAGGACTTTTGAAATCAGTGGATAAATTTAAACTTTAA
- a CDS encoding PAS domain-containing protein, with the protein MRSLIDYSPSAITIVNSDTGVFEVVNSTAEILFGYTREEFLKLGPAEISPEFQPNGKTSKASAYEKISLALQGETPVFRWDHCDKNKQIIPCEIHLVKIPGSTNLVRGNIIDLRKELAAEILLKNREEQLDLVIKSADLGFWDWNIPKGIVIPNERCAEILGYTLEEFLPTSEFWRSRIHPDDLPLITQGLQDHIKGRSELLESDFRMLCKDGSWKWIRSRGKVWERDKDGTPVRALGIHIDITEKKETEKILEDKESTLDLAVQGANLGIWDYNIKTNEHHVDENWLKMLGYRVGELEPTYEFWNESLHPEDRDKTNSAWKDYAKGELPSYSIAFRLKCKDGSYKWILTRGKIAERDSEGNPVRMIGIHIDISEQKQIEDELRETKLFLDRAQKTAKIGSWEYDIPSGKMTASEGLYQILETDDRMLVPTFDYMHSDDRERVEEHFKRSVIEGISAEIEYRSITPSGKEKILLNKTDFIKDSEGKVLKLLGTIQDISDEIKRKKEEENKRNIEGLTSSISTELINQPILEIEEAISNAILKITHTFKMSRGNLVLYDTEKLSRTLIYEFIVPEAENQEASWPTESPVDPDNFLTKKILDGEIVTLQLEDFPESDAREKMLSLRIQFLIAIPLTLEGKVVGALGMTSEIPLSKLEMKFEEFELASLKAIGETLTNAIERKRKHSELIAERDLLAEIMKTSVAAITVLSPEGEILYANSSAEKVLGLTLDQIQKRKYNAPEWKATSIDGGEWTPNDQPFVRVLNSGQPVYDVRHAIEDEFGNKKFLSINGAPIKDAHGKIKNLVFLVTDITESLSAEKALKLSEERLRLALNASKMGTWSWNLTDRTAHWSFDTASIFGKNIEEFDTNTSVFMDLVHPDDQSQIRKYVRASLLGKDNALNIEYRIFHPDGTIHWLEVKGQVYRNSKRVAARMAGIVSDITERKKSEEKLKASEARFQTFYRFANEAIIFLDPRTEGILDTNPAFLRVFGFNQKEIHSVSPASLFTPDSWATLHARIRSFESSENLELRAIRWNGQVFSAIGSVHFYTERESYVAAISLLDTSAIQEVEELKVINDEISVRNRLIEMQKNELQETLENLKKAQAQLIQSEKMAALGQLIAGVAHEINNPIGAVQASNQNLQECLIRFQTILPDVQNVLTGMNSEQVESFRQFLSLVRQPKDQLAGMEERNVKKNIVVQLQELNIPSPYAIADSLTDMGFRDLPKIALPFLICAKANVLLEYSTLEAFFFSNTNTIQIAVDRVSKILYALKNFSHFDTTSEKIPASITENIETVLTIYQNQLKKGIQISKEYENIPIILCYPDDLIHVWTNLIYNSLQALEFRGAIKIKVYQKADSICVEIIDNGPGISENILDKIFQPFFTTKLPGEGSGLGLDIVKKIVEKHKGKIEVETRPGFTMFRILLPFIEVKV; encoded by the coding sequence ACTCTGATACAGGTGTCTTCGAGGTAGTCAACTCAACTGCTGAAATTCTTTTCGGCTATACTCGAGAAGAATTTTTAAAATTAGGTCCCGCAGAAATTTCTCCTGAATTCCAACCAAATGGGAAAACTTCCAAAGCGTCCGCTTATGAAAAAATATCCCTCGCGTTGCAGGGAGAGACTCCAGTATTCAGATGGGACCATTGTGATAAAAATAAACAAATCATTCCCTGCGAAATACATTTAGTAAAGATCCCTGGTTCTACCAATCTAGTCCGCGGAAATATAATCGATCTTAGAAAAGAGCTCGCAGCTGAAATTCTACTCAAGAATAGAGAAGAACAATTAGATCTTGTTATAAAAAGTGCGGACCTTGGATTTTGGGATTGGAATATTCCAAAAGGGATCGTAATTCCGAATGAAAGATGCGCGGAGATACTTGGATATACTTTGGAGGAGTTCCTACCCACCTCAGAATTTTGGAGATCTAGGATACATCCGGACGATCTTCCCCTCATAACGCAAGGATTACAGGATCATATAAAAGGAAGATCCGAACTATTAGAGAGTGATTTCCGAATGTTATGTAAGGACGGATCTTGGAAATGGATCCGCTCTAGAGGAAAAGTTTGGGAGAGAGATAAGGATGGCACTCCAGTTCGGGCACTCGGCATTCATATAGATATTACCGAGAAAAAAGAAACAGAAAAGATTTTAGAAGATAAAGAAAGTACATTAGATCTAGCAGTCCAAGGAGCCAATCTTGGGATTTGGGATTATAATATTAAAACAAACGAACATCATGTGGATGAGAATTGGCTGAAGATGTTAGGCTATCGTGTAGGTGAATTAGAACCTACATACGAATTTTGGAATGAAAGCCTTCATCCAGAAGACAGAGACAAAACAAATTCTGCTTGGAAAGATTACGCAAAAGGAGAATTACCTTCTTACTCAATCGCGTTCCGATTAAAATGTAAAGACGGTTCTTATAAATGGATCTTAACCAGGGGTAAAATAGCAGAGAGGGACTCGGAAGGAAATCCCGTCAGGATGATCGGTATCCATATAGATATCTCCGAACAAAAACAAATAGAAGATGAACTGAGAGAAACAAAACTATTCTTAGACAGAGCTCAAAAAACAGCAAAGATAGGAAGTTGGGAATACGATATACCTTCGGGAAAAATGACCGCTTCCGAAGGTCTTTATCAAATATTAGAAACAGATGATAGAATGCTTGTACCTACATTCGATTATATGCATTCTGATGATAGAGAAAGAGTAGAAGAACATTTTAAAAGATCCGTAATAGAAGGGATCTCCGCAGAGATAGAATATAGATCCATCACACCTTCCGGAAAGGAAAAGATACTTTTAAACAAAACTGATTTTATAAAGGATTCAGAAGGAAAAGTACTCAAACTTTTGGGTACGATCCAAGACATCAGCGACGAGATCAAAAGGAAAAAAGAAGAAGAGAACAAAAGAAACATAGAAGGACTGACCTCTTCTATTTCCACAGAATTGATCAACCAACCAATATTAGAAATTGAAGAAGCAATCTCTAACGCAATCCTAAAGATAACACATACATTCAAAATGTCCAGGGGGAATTTAGTATTATATGATACTGAAAAATTGAGCAGAACCCTAATTTATGAATTCATAGTTCCCGAGGCAGAAAATCAAGAAGCAAGCTGGCCTACTGAAAGCCCTGTTGATCCAGATAACTTTCTTACAAAAAAGATCTTAGATGGAGAAATAGTTACACTTCAATTAGAAGATTTTCCTGAATCCGATGCGCGGGAAAAAATGCTTTCGTTACGAATCCAATTTTTGATCGCGATCCCTCTTACCTTAGAAGGAAAGGTCGTTGGGGCCTTAGGAATGACCTCCGAAATTCCTTTAAGTAAATTGGAGATGAAATTCGAAGAATTCGAACTCGCCAGTTTAAAGGCAATCGGAGAGACTCTTACAAACGCGATAGAAAGAAAAAGAAAACACAGTGAACTTATTGCTGAACGTGACCTTCTCGCTGAGATCATGAAAACTTCAGTAGCCGCAATCACCGTCTTAAGCCCTGAAGGAGAAATTTTATACGCAAATTCTTCGGCAGAAAAAGTTCTGGGTCTAACCTTAGATCAGATACAAAAAAGAAAATATAATGCACCTGAATGGAAGGCGACTTCAATTGATGGAGGAGAATGGACCCCAAACGATCAACCTTTCGTAAGAGTACTTAATTCCGGACAGCCGGTATACGATGTTCGCCATGCAATAGAAGACGAATTCGGAAATAAAAAATTCTTATCCATCAACGGAGCTCCAATCAAAGATGCTCACGGTAAGATCAAAAATTTAGTTTTTTTAGTAACAGATATTACTGAATCACTTTCAGCTGAAAAAGCATTAAAGCTGAGTGAAGAAAGACTCAGACTGGCGCTAAACGCATCCAAGATGGGAACCTGGAGTTGGAATCTAACAGATAGGACTGCTCACTGGTCTTTTGATACTGCCTCTATATTTGGAAAAAATATAGAGGAATTTGATACAAATACTTCGGTCTTTATGGATCTGGTCCACCCGGACGATCAAAGCCAAATCCGAAAATATGTAAGAGCAAGCCTATTAGGAAAAGATAATGCACTCAATATAGAATATAGAATTTTTCATCCTGACGGAACAATTCATTGGCTGGAAGTTAAAGGCCAGGTATATCGCAATTCTAAAAGAGTCGCGGCAAGAATGGCAGGAATAGTCTCCGATATCACGGAAAGGAAGAAGTCAGAAGAAAAATTAAAAGCAAGCGAGGCAAGGTTCCAAACCTTCTATAGATTTGCAAACGAGGCGATCATATTCTTAGATCCGAGAACAGAAGGTATTTTGGATACAAATCCTGCCTTCTTAAGAGTATTCGGATTTAACCAAAAAGAGATTCATTCTGTTTCTCCAGCGTCCTTATTTACTCCGGATTCTTGGGCCACATTACATGCAAGGATACGCTCCTTCGAAAGTTCAGAAAACCTGGAATTAAGAGCAATACGTTGGAACGGCCAAGTATTTTCTGCAATAGGAAGTGTTCATTTTTATACAGAAAGAGAATCCTATGTAGCTGCAATTAGTCTTTTAGATACTTCTGCCATCCAAGAGGTGGAAGAATTAAAAGTGATCAATGATGAAATCTCTGTAAGAAACAGGCTCATAGAGATGCAGAAAAATGAGCTACAGGAAACATTAGAAAATCTTAAAAAAGCCCAGGCACAATTGATCCAATCAGAAAAAATGGCGGCTCTAGGACAATTGATTGCTGGTGTAGCTCATGAGATCAATAATCCGATCGGAGCAGTACAAGCTTCCAACCAAAACCTGCAAGAATGTTTGATCCGTTTCCAAACCATTTTACCGGATGTACAAAATGTATTAACCGGAATGAATTCTGAACAGGTGGAATCATTTCGCCAGTTCTTAAGTCTTGTCAGACAGCCAAAAGACCAATTAGCTGGGATGGAAGAAAGAAACGTTAAAAAAAATATAGTAGTCCAATTACAAGAATTGAATATTCCCTCTCCTTATGCGATCGCGGATTCTTTAACCGATATGGGGTTCAGAGATTTGCCAAAAATAGCCCTGCCATTCTTAATTTGCGCGAAAGCAAATGTACTTTTAGAATATTCTACTTTGGAGGCTTTCTTCTTCTCCAATACGAATACGATACAGATTGCAGTAGATCGGGTTTCTAAGATCCTATATGCTTTGAAAAACTTCTCTCATTTTGATACAACTTCCGAAAAGATACCAGCATCCATTACAGAGAATATTGAAACGGTTCTCACAATCTACCAGAACCAACTCAAAAAAGGGATCCAAATTTCCAAGGAATATGAGAATATTCCAATAATATTATGTTATCCTGATGATCTAATTCATGTATGGACAAATTTGATCTATAATTCTTTACAAGCTCTGGAATTCAGAGGAGCGATCAAGATCAAAGTCTATCAAAAAGCAGACTCAATTTGTGTAGAGATCATAGATAATGGCCCCGGGATCTCTGAAAATATTCTAGATAAAATTTTCCAACCATTCTTCACTACAAAACTTCCTGGAGAAGGAAGTGGGTTAGGCTTGGATATTGTGAAGAAGATTGTAGAAAAACACAAAGGAAAAATTGAAGTAGAAACAAGACCCGGATTTACAATGTTCCGGATCCTGCTCCCCTTTATAGAAGTTAAAGTTTAA